A single genomic interval of Gossypium raimondii isolate GPD5lz chromosome 11, ASM2569854v1, whole genome shotgun sequence harbors:
- the LOC105803992 gene encoding uncharacterized protein LOC105803992 isoform X2, with product MHSEPPCSMLNCFFCTMNEPEPSVRRAKLSQCFKEMPLRDDQEHVLVLSGLWNISMAQPDDPEFPALGIFECMAKLIHRGIIDQNWLLREKAVKSGVILPLMELLRGKMSWVEQRVAVRALGHLASHEKTFEAVVVHEVEVISLAMEIASNCLEVVYKEFVGIKARKRPKYHCDLLTRGVGELELQSRKAEEWASQLQCWSLYLLNCFASKERCLNLICNTEFLHNLCGMWGGLVNLTSPAGIGLLRTLCSSKTGRENVANSRQVMESICNVSRSSDDWQNMAIDCLLLLLKDPETRYGVIDIAASSLVDLVELRSLGESKMVGETISQTLLQDYYKIKFGFLKLKSQEAEKALEELWELRVENIKRDKLMSEQDMKERQVLVGKLKKQGNQKFWTGKIEKACKIYSKALELCPLNFRKERIVLYSNRAQCYLLLKNPAAAISDTTRALCLSGTVSPHSKSLWRRSQAYDMKGLAKESLMDCLMFINSRIKSEHTRRVRIPYYAARMINKQMNATWLFANAKSKLCIKKEKTVDEYESKGEYQLQEMMDAKNMGFPDMPTIVEDAKVEKRWKKR from the exons ATGCACTCAGAGCCACCATGCAGCATGCTGAATTGTTTCTTCTGCACCATGAATGAGCCAGAACCTTCTGTAAGAAGAGCAAAACTCAGCCAGTGCTTCAAAGAGATGCCTCTCAGAGATGATCAAGAACACGTGTTGGTCTTGAGTGGGCTGTGGAACATTTCCATGGCACAACCTGATGATCCAGAGTTTCCTGCACTTGGTATATTTGAATGCATGGCCAAACTGATCCATAGAGGCATCATTGATCAAAACTGGCTTCTTAGAG AAAAAGCTGTTAAATCAGGTGTGATTTTGCCATTAATGGAGCTTTTGAGAGGTAAGATGAGTTGGGTTGAACAAAGAGTTGCAGTTAGAGCACTGGGTCACTTGGCAAGCCATGAAAAAACCTTCGAAGCTGTTGTTGTACATGAAGTGGAGGTCATAAGTCTGGCAATGGAGATAGCTAGCAATTGCCTTGAAGTAGTATACAAAGAGTTTGTTGGAATAAAAGCTAGGAAGAGACCCAAATACCATTGTGATTTGCTTACAAGAGGAGTTGGAGAGTTGGAGTTGCAGTCAAGGAAAGCTGAGGAATGGGCCAGTCAGCTTCAGTGTTGGTCACTTTATCTGCTGAATTGCTTTGCAAGCAAAGAGAGATGTCTCAACCTGATCTGCAACACTGAGTTTTTGCACAATTTGTGTGGAATGTGGGGTGGACTAGTCAACCTCACATCTCCTGCAGGGATCGGATTACTTAGAACTCTTTGTTCCTCAAAAACAGGAAGGGAAAATGTAGCAAATTCAAGACAAGTAATGGAGAGCATTTGCAATGTTTCAAGATCTTCAGATGACTGGCAAAACATGGCCATTGATTGTCTTTTGTTGCTTCTCAAAGACCCAGAGACAAGATATGGTGTTATTGACATTGCAGCATCGTCTCTTGTTGATTTAGTTGAACTTAGAAGCCTTGGAGAAAGCAAAATGGTGGGGGAAACAATAAGTCAGACATTGTTGCAAGATTACTACAAAATCAAATTTGGGTTTTTGAAGCTGAAGAGCCAGGAAGCTGAGAAAGCATTAGAAGAATTATGGGAATTGAGAGTTGAGAACATCAAAAGAGACAAACTGATGTCTGAACAAGACATGAAAGAGAGACAAGTACTTGTAGGGAAGTTGAAAAAACAAGGCAACCAAAAGTTTTGGACTGGTAAAATTGAGAAAGCTTGCAAGATTTATTCCAAGGCCTTGGAATTGTGTCCATTAAActttagaaaagagagaatcGTTCTTTACAGTAACAGAGCACAGTGTTATCTGCTACTGAAAAACCCAGCAGCCGCCATTAGTGACACAACTAGAGCTTTGTGCTTATCAGGTACAGTGAGTCCCCACAGTAAAAGCTTGTGGAGAAGGTCACAAGCCTATGACATGAAAGGATTGGCCAAAGAGAGCTTGATGGACTGCTTAATGTTCATCAACAGCCGCATAAAGTCAGAGCACACGAGACGTGTCAGGATCCCCTACTACGCAGCAAGGATGATCAACAAGCAGATGAACGCCACGTGGCTATTTGCAAATGCCAAGTCAAAACTTTGCATCAAAAAGGAGAAAACTGTAGATGAATATGAATCCAAAGGAGAATACCAGCTGCAGGAAATGATGGATGCTAAAAACATGGGTTTCCCAG ATATGCCAACCATAGTAGAAGACGCTAAAGTTGAAAAGAGATGGaagaaaagatag
- the LOC105803992 gene encoding uncharacterized protein LOC105803992 isoform X1, with the protein MHSEPPCSMLNCFFCTMNEPEPSVRRAKLSQCFKEMPLRDDQEHVLVLSGLWNISMAQPDDPEFPALGIFECMAKLIHRGIIDQNWLLRGQNIYIPYYAAHIIGSYTMDNPQFAEKAVKSGVILPLMELLRGKMSWVEQRVAVRALGHLASHEKTFEAVVVHEVEVISLAMEIASNCLEVVYKEFVGIKARKRPKYHCDLLTRGVGELELQSRKAEEWASQLQCWSLYLLNCFASKERCLNLICNTEFLHNLCGMWGGLVNLTSPAGIGLLRTLCSSKTGRENVANSRQVMESICNVSRSSDDWQNMAIDCLLLLLKDPETRYGVIDIAASSLVDLVELRSLGESKMVGETISQTLLQDYYKIKFGFLKLKSQEAEKALEELWELRVENIKRDKLMSEQDMKERQVLVGKLKKQGNQKFWTGKIEKACKIYSKALELCPLNFRKERIVLYSNRAQCYLLLKNPAAAISDTTRALCLSGTVSPHSKSLWRRSQAYDMKGLAKESLMDCLMFINSRIKSEHTRRVRIPYYAARMINKQMNATWLFANAKSKLCIKKEKTVDEYESKGEYQLQEMMDAKNMGFPDMPTIVEDAKVEKRWKKR; encoded by the exons ATGCACTCAGAGCCACCATGCAGCATGCTGAATTGTTTCTTCTGCACCATGAATGAGCCAGAACCTTCTGTAAGAAGAGCAAAACTCAGCCAGTGCTTCAAAGAGATGCCTCTCAGAGATGATCAAGAACACGTGTTGGTCTTGAGTGGGCTGTGGAACATTTCCATGGCACAACCTGATGATCCAGAGTTTCCTGCACTTGGTATATTTGAATGCATGGCCAAACTGATCCATAGAGGCATCATTGATCAAAACTGGCTTCTTAGAGGTCAGAACATTTACATCCCCTACTATGCTGCTCATATTATTGGTTCATATACAATGGACAATCCTCAATTTGCAGAAAAAGCTGTTAAATCAGGTGTGATTTTGCCATTAATGGAGCTTTTGAGAGGTAAGATGAGTTGGGTTGAACAAAGAGTTGCAGTTAGAGCACTGGGTCACTTGGCAAGCCATGAAAAAACCTTCGAAGCTGTTGTTGTACATGAAGTGGAGGTCATAAGTCTGGCAATGGAGATAGCTAGCAATTGCCTTGAAGTAGTATACAAAGAGTTTGTTGGAATAAAAGCTAGGAAGAGACCCAAATACCATTGTGATTTGCTTACAAGAGGAGTTGGAGAGTTGGAGTTGCAGTCAAGGAAAGCTGAGGAATGGGCCAGTCAGCTTCAGTGTTGGTCACTTTATCTGCTGAATTGCTTTGCAAGCAAAGAGAGATGTCTCAACCTGATCTGCAACACTGAGTTTTTGCACAATTTGTGTGGAATGTGGGGTGGACTAGTCAACCTCACATCTCCTGCAGGGATCGGATTACTTAGAACTCTTTGTTCCTCAAAAACAGGAAGGGAAAATGTAGCAAATTCAAGACAAGTAATGGAGAGCATTTGCAATGTTTCAAGATCTTCAGATGACTGGCAAAACATGGCCATTGATTGTCTTTTGTTGCTTCTCAAAGACCCAGAGACAAGATATGGTGTTATTGACATTGCAGCATCGTCTCTTGTTGATTTAGTTGAACTTAGAAGCCTTGGAGAAAGCAAAATGGTGGGGGAAACAATAAGTCAGACATTGTTGCAAGATTACTACAAAATCAAATTTGGGTTTTTGAAGCTGAAGAGCCAGGAAGCTGAGAAAGCATTAGAAGAATTATGGGAATTGAGAGTTGAGAACATCAAAAGAGACAAACTGATGTCTGAACAAGACATGAAAGAGAGACAAGTACTTGTAGGGAAGTTGAAAAAACAAGGCAACCAAAAGTTTTGGACTGGTAAAATTGAGAAAGCTTGCAAGATTTATTCCAAGGCCTTGGAATTGTGTCCATTAAActttagaaaagagagaatcGTTCTTTACAGTAACAGAGCACAGTGTTATCTGCTACTGAAAAACCCAGCAGCCGCCATTAGTGACACAACTAGAGCTTTGTGCTTATCAGGTACAGTGAGTCCCCACAGTAAAAGCTTGTGGAGAAGGTCACAAGCCTATGACATGAAAGGATTGGCCAAAGAGAGCTTGATGGACTGCTTAATGTTCATCAACAGCCGCATAAAGTCAGAGCACACGAGACGTGTCAGGATCCCCTACTACGCAGCAAGGATGATCAACAAGCAGATGAACGCCACGTGGCTATTTGCAAATGCCAAGTCAAAACTTTGCATCAAAAAGGAGAAAACTGTAGATGAATATGAATCCAAAGGAGAATACCAGCTGCAGGAAATGATGGATGCTAAAAACATGGGTTTCCCAG ATATGCCAACCATAGTAGAAGACGCTAAAGTTGAAAAGAGATGGaagaaaagatag